The Rhodocytophaga rosea genome has a segment encoding these proteins:
- a CDS encoding UTP--glucose-1-phosphate uridylyltransferase, translating into MKIKKAVITAAARGERLYPVADTVQKAMLPVIDTDGLYKPVLQIIAEEAFLSGIEEICVVCAPGDEQRYTEAFQSLHTNLLQSYKGIDWAKEEAEKIDHLLSRLHFAEQKEPLGYGHAVHCAKGFVNNEPFLLLLGDYLYVSNMPGKRCAQQLIDLAVQENCSVSAVNPTVEHLIGKYGTLTGKHISNVPGVYLVEKLIEKPSLSIAELELQTPGLRIGYYLCFFGMHVLTPLIFQILEKNMPHSNGNLTLTASLQELSRQDKYLAQEVKGSRYDISKKFGLLQAQIALGLAGQAHNQTLTTIVETLAEANTRAIK; encoded by the coding sequence ATGAAAATAAAAAAAGCCGTTATTACAGCCGCTGCCAGAGGGGAACGCCTCTACCCGGTAGCTGATACCGTTCAGAAAGCCATGTTGCCCGTAATTGATACAGATGGATTATATAAGCCTGTCCTTCAGATTATTGCAGAAGAAGCATTTCTAAGCGGCATTGAAGAAATATGTGTGGTTTGTGCGCCAGGCGACGAACAGCGGTATACAGAAGCATTTCAATCCCTGCATACCAATTTGCTGCAATCCTATAAAGGTATTGACTGGGCCAAGGAAGAAGCTGAAAAAATTGATCATCTGTTGAGCCGCCTGCATTTTGCTGAACAGAAAGAGCCATTAGGGTATGGGCATGCCGTACATTGTGCCAAAGGATTTGTAAATAACGAACCTTTTCTCTTATTGCTGGGCGATTATTTATATGTGTCTAATATGCCAGGAAAACGCTGTGCACAGCAATTGATAGATCTGGCCGTGCAGGAAAATTGCTCCGTATCAGCTGTAAATCCAACGGTTGAACACTTGATTGGGAAATACGGAACCCTTACTGGTAAACATATTTCCAATGTGCCAGGGGTGTATCTGGTGGAAAAACTCATTGAAAAACCTTCTCTGAGCATTGCTGAACTCGAACTTCAGACACCTGGCTTACGCATTGGCTATTACTTATGCTTTTTTGGAATGCATGTGCTTACGCCGCTGATATTCCAGATTCTTGAAAAGAATATGCCGCATTCCAATGGAAACTTAACCCTGACTGCGTCCCTGCAGGAATTATCCAGACAAGATAAATACCTGGCACAGGAGGTAAAAGGCAGCCGCTACGACATCAGTAAAAAGTTTGGCCTCTTGCAAGCCCAGATTGCCCTAGGTTTAGCCGGTCAGGCTCACAATCAGACACTCACTACGATTGTAGAAACCCTGGCTGAAGCCAATACCAGAGCAATTAAATAA
- a CDS encoding arginine deiminase family protein codes for MPPYKQPIPVHVTSEIGTLKRVIIHSPDSGLGKVVPSKAQDWLFEDIVHLDTMRKGEYDYYIKILLYFLDPEKVKGKIKEIDAAANQRNFYKPEHPDYFNSDKVIDPQYLLADILEVTDVKMRLIASICAVERCSYTTQGQLMEMEPKELSKTLISGTLPDKSMIFAPIPNFIFTRDIGIVINDHVLLNKPAKIARTREALLTQYIFYNHPLFADLREKIIELPESEHHFLLPDGEKDNKLVTLEGGDVMMVSANHLLIGCSERTSPYAANQVIKVLFEKNVVEKVTVIWIPKKRDYMHIDTIFTQVKKDVWVLLGTLSKKGEELEKRDVMESLMDGKVTDKLKIVQFIKDKDKPVHFEYLEDLLDDISKHDLQSGKKTRFIYSGNNEFPFGVREQWTDSCNLLAVKEGVVIGYDRNDKTVEAFRNTGFDVICAADLLHAFESGHLSPQTMENTLILLPSAELSRARGGSHCMSMPLFREKI; via the coding sequence ATGCCCCCATACAAACAACCTATCCCTGTTCATGTAACTTCTGAAATCGGAACTCTAAAACGGGTCATTATTCACAGTCCGGATAGTGGGCTGGGTAAAGTAGTACCATCTAAAGCCCAGGACTGGCTTTTTGAAGATATTGTGCACCTGGATACCATGCGGAAAGGGGAATATGATTATTATATTAAAATTTTACTATATTTTCTGGACCCCGAAAAAGTAAAGGGTAAGATCAAAGAAATAGATGCGGCTGCGAATCAACGCAATTTTTATAAGCCCGAACATCCGGACTATTTCAACTCCGATAAAGTAATAGATCCACAATATTTGCTGGCAGATATTTTAGAAGTAACAGATGTAAAAATGCGGCTGATTGCCTCTATCTGCGCAGTTGAACGTTGCTCGTATACTACACAAGGGCAACTCATGGAAATGGAACCGAAAGAATTATCCAAAACGCTGATTTCGGGAACGCTTCCGGACAAAAGTATGATTTTTGCCCCGATTCCCAACTTCATCTTCACCCGTGATATTGGCATTGTCATCAACGATCATGTGCTGCTGAATAAGCCGGCTAAAATCGCCCGTACCCGGGAAGCTTTGTTAACTCAGTACATTTTCTATAATCATCCTTTGTTTGCAGATTTGCGTGAAAAAATCATTGAACTGCCTGAGAGTGAACACCATTTTTTGTTACCCGATGGAGAAAAAGACAACAAACTGGTTACCCTGGAAGGCGGCGATGTAATGATGGTAAGTGCCAATCATTTGCTGATCGGTTGCAGCGAACGCACTTCTCCCTATGCAGCCAACCAGGTGATTAAAGTGCTTTTTGAGAAAAATGTGGTTGAGAAAGTTACGGTGATCTGGATTCCCAAAAAACGGGATTATATGCATATTGACACCATTTTTACGCAGGTAAAAAAAGATGTATGGGTACTACTGGGAACTCTTTCTAAAAAGGGGGAAGAACTTGAAAAACGGGATGTAATGGAAAGCCTGATGGATGGGAAAGTGACGGATAAGCTAAAAATTGTTCAGTTCATAAAAGATAAAGATAAACCTGTTCACTTCGAGTATTTGGAAGATCTGCTGGATGATATCAGCAAGCATGACTTACAATCGGGTAAAAAAACCAGGTTCATTTATTCGGGAAATAATGAGTTCCCTTTTGGCGTACGTGAACAATGGACGGATTCCTGTAATCTGCTGGCGGTAAAAGAGGGTGTAGTAATTGGCTACGACCGCAACGACAAAACGGTAGAAGCTTTCCGGAATACTGGATTTGATGTAATATGTGCTGCCGACTTACTGCATGCATTTGAAAGTGGCCATCTTTCTCCGCAAACCATGGAAAACACACTTATTTTGCTGCCTTCGGCGGAATTATCAAGAGCCCGGGGCGGCTCTCATTGTATGAGTATGCCGCTATTCAGGGAAAAAATATAA
- the trxA gene encoding thioredoxin, with protein MGFNELIQSETPVLVDFFATWCGPCKMMAPMLEELKGKIGDKARIVKIDIDKNPQAADKYNVQSVPTLMVFKGGQLLWRQSGVVPVHQLERIIGQYA; from the coding sequence ATGGGATTTAATGAACTGATACAATCTGAAACACCGGTGCTGGTTGATTTTTTTGCTACCTGGTGCGGTCCTTGTAAAATGATGGCACCTATGCTGGAAGAACTAAAAGGAAAAATCGGCGACAAAGCCAGAATTGTAAAAATAGATATAGATAAAAATCCGCAGGCGGCCGATAAATACAATGTACAAAGTGTGCCCACCCTGATGGTCTTTAAAGGCGGCCAACTGCTCTGGCGGCAATCTGGCGTAGTACCAGTACATCAGCTGGAAAGAATTATCGGGCAGTATGCCTAG
- a CDS encoding IS630 family transposase, whose amino-acid sequence MWVIPPKQNAGFVYQMEKVISVYERPYDEKQLLVTLDESPKQLIESKHFIGKDGKQYQDSIYTRHGVRDIYMVFEPLAGKRYCFVEQNHNRFTWVKILSRLLDTTYKACEKITLVEDNLSAHKPSAFYELYQPEKAKAYLDRIEFIFTPAHGSWLNMAEIELSVLQRDCLDRHIATEDELIKQLSAWQESRNNKAVKANWQFTNQDARVKLKKLYPTI is encoded by the coding sequence ATGTGGGTGATCCCCCCTAAACAAAATGCAGGGTTTGTTTATCAAATGGAAAAAGTGATTTCAGTCTATGAAAGGCCATATGATGAAAAGCAGCTGCTGGTCACTTTGGATGAATCACCCAAACAACTTATTGAAAGCAAACACTTCATAGGCAAAGATGGAAAACAGTATCAGGACAGTATCTATACAAGACATGGAGTGCGTGATATCTATATGGTCTTTGAGCCATTAGCCGGTAAACGATATTGTTTTGTGGAGCAAAACCACAACCGTTTCACCTGGGTAAAGATTCTAAGCCGGTTGTTGGATACTACTTACAAAGCATGCGAGAAAATCACTTTAGTAGAGGATAACTTGTCGGCTCACAAACCAAGTGCTTTTTATGAACTTTATCAACCTGAGAAAGCTAAAGCGTATTTAGACAGGATAGAGTTTATCTTTACCCCGGCTCATGGCAGTTGGCTCAATATGGCAGAAATAGAGCTATCAGTGTTACAAAGAGATTGCCTTGACAGGCACATTGCCACAGAGGATGAGTTAATAAAACAGCTAAGCGCCTGGCAGGAGAGCAGAAATAACAAAGCAGTAAAAGCTAATTGGCAGTTCACCAATCAAGATGCCAG
- the rlmD gene encoding 23S rRNA (uracil(1939)-C(5))-methyltransferase RlmD, translated as MKKKKERLPVLENIRIESIAAEGKCIARHEDMVIFVEGVVAPGDVVDLRITRKKKNFMEAVPLRFHSLSKERTEPFCQHFGLCGGCKWQHIPYQTQLDYKQQQVKDHLERIAKVELPALQPILPSAETTYYRNKLEFTFSPNRWLTDEDLRSEKLLEKRTLGFHIPKRFDKILDIEHCYLQPEPSNPIRLAVKEYARLHNLSFFDNVKNEGFLRNLIIRTANIGEVMVILQVYRPDKPEVEKLLAYLLEQFPQITSLQYVVNPKGNETFHDLEVICFAGKPYITEQMEDLQFRVGPKSFYQTNAQQAYELYKITREYAGLQDHEVVYDLYTGTGTIANFVARQAKKVVGLEYVPMAVEDAKVNSQINQITNTSFFAGDIKDLLTGHFLAQHGKPDVVITDPPRAGMDPQVIQMLLEAEPQKIVYVSCNPATQARDIALLDAKYKVEALQPVDMFPHTYHVENVALLAKK; from the coding sequence ATGAAAAAGAAGAAAGAACGCCTGCCTGTATTAGAGAACATCCGGATCGAAAGTATTGCTGCGGAAGGAAAATGTATCGCCCGCCATGAAGATATGGTCATATTTGTGGAAGGAGTGGTTGCTCCCGGCGATGTAGTAGATCTGCGGATCACCCGGAAAAAGAAAAATTTTATGGAAGCTGTGCCGTTGCGCTTTCATAGTTTGTCGAAGGAACGCACAGAGCCGTTTTGCCAGCATTTTGGCTTGTGTGGCGGCTGTAAATGGCAGCACATTCCTTATCAAACGCAACTTGATTATAAGCAGCAACAGGTAAAAGATCACCTGGAAAGGATTGCCAAAGTAGAGTTGCCTGCCCTTCAGCCGATTTTGCCTTCTGCCGAAACCACCTATTACCGCAATAAGCTGGAGTTTACTTTTTCTCCCAACCGCTGGCTTACCGATGAGGATTTGCGTTCAGAGAAATTACTGGAAAAACGGACGCTGGGTTTTCATATTCCCAAACGCTTTGACAAAATACTTGATATTGAGCATTGTTATCTGCAACCGGAACCTTCTAATCCCATCCGGCTGGCAGTGAAAGAATATGCCCGTTTGCATAATCTCTCCTTCTTTGACAATGTAAAAAATGAAGGTTTTCTCCGGAATTTGATCATCCGTACGGCTAATATTGGCGAAGTAATGGTAATTCTGCAAGTATACCGGCCTGATAAACCGGAAGTGGAAAAACTACTGGCATATTTGTTAGAACAATTTCCGCAGATCACTTCCCTGCAATATGTAGTAAATCCCAAAGGCAACGAAACCTTCCATGACCTGGAAGTCATCTGTTTTGCCGGTAAGCCTTATATCACCGAGCAGATGGAAGACCTGCAATTCCGGGTGGGTCCTAAATCTTTTTACCAGACCAATGCCCAGCAGGCGTATGAACTGTATAAAATAACCAGGGAATACGCCGGTTTGCAGGACCATGAGGTGGTATATGATTTATATACCGGCACTGGCACCATTGCCAATTTTGTAGCCAGGCAGGCAAAAAAAGTAGTTGGACTGGAATATGTGCCCATGGCGGTTGAGGATGCCAAAGTCAATTCACAGATCAATCAGATAACGAATACTTCATTTTTCGCCGGTGACATTAAAGATTTACTCACAGGCCATTTTCTGGCACAGCATGGTAAACCAGATGTAGTGATTACCGACCCGCCTAGGGCTGGCATGGACCCTCAAGTAATTCAGATGCTGTTGGAAGCCGAGCCACAAAAAATTGTATATGTGAGTTGTAATCCGGCTACGCAGGCCAGGGATATTGCTTTACTGGATGCTAAATACAAAGTGGAAGCATTACAGCCAGTAGATATGTTTCCGCATACCTACCATGTGGAGAATGTGGCTTTGCTTGCAAAGAAGTAA
- a CDS encoding UTP--glucose-1-phosphate uridylyltransferase, with translation MNVFIETITTTEPEKRNRSFYELCRRFTSRQLFAQLKELDTFRKASQNLYDRVRAILFLHAGYRFFLMEAADTPETGKIPYEGFEDLLGRRFEQAIVCFLDAIEKEGPNATLFSGLAESYHHLSFQILADQVRKSVRSSKGNQWMFRVGHLEDHPIKIHSRLLKRTENSIFYPVLEEQTPVRMDLTHSGWSDIFFLGMDYPEGARVINVSINLGVFGRDKDIKPPIQSYIRIIPEPVLRLTSIDLNVTKDITDLADLFNFGNDYLSLIKAGIIASGLIPPSFEGTSQPLDQILSRIVAPGMGIELVTKVNDIPKGSRLAVSTNLLGSIISLLMRATGQTQLFEGGLQESERRLVASRAILGEWLGGSGGGWQDSGGVWPGIKAIEGTFAQEGDPEYGISRGCLLPRHRILQGDAVHPDIAEKMTSSLVLMHGGMASNVGPILEMVSEKYLLRAEKEWEARKQTNQIFDNILQALKEGDIKKLAANTGRNFAEPIKTIIPWASTYFTEQIIAKARKQFGEDYYGFLMLGGMSGGGMGMFVNPEKYEEYKQQVLNILKSTKAELSDSLPFAMEPVVYNWQINPNGTYARLHEGSEAMMPAQYYAIHVSELVRKEPASISYIRRAEIDHFTTLCDANNEAFPLLRTIVSNLFKVSDPASQHNRLAQDEMADRIKKENGFDYIQHEEIREAIQKGRIGLSRNRLPAETLIEDVHDSDIAKLETLKSLYKTGEEAIKAGKVAVMSLAAGVGSRWTKGAGVIKALNPFVEIKGVHRSFLEMHLAKTRKIAEQYNVLIPHIVATSYLTHEPIRKKLEKSRNYGYSGKVYLSPGRSIGQRFVPMERDLRFMWEEMPQETLDENKQKVREAVRRTLIGWAKSKGEGTDYSDNIAGQRFSPLGHWYEVSNLIRNGTLATLLDENPSLETIMLHNIDTLGADVHPMALGHHLKSGNVLTFEVVPRRIDDRGGGLARVNGHVRLLEGLAQPNEADELKLSYYNSMTTWIQIDPLLNLFGLSREDLKGEDALLAKAVRSVAHRMPTYVTIKDVKFRWGHGQEDIYPVAQVEKLWSDMSALPDIQCGYLAVPRLRGQQMKDPAQLDSWVTDGSKAYVASLCTFDET, from the coding sequence ATGAATGTTTTTATAGAAACCATTACCACAACCGAACCTGAAAAACGGAACCGTTCTTTCTACGAGCTATGCCGGCGCTTTACTTCCAGGCAATTATTTGCCCAGTTGAAAGAACTGGATACTTTCCGCAAAGCCAGCCAGAATTTGTATGACCGGGTACGTGCCATTTTGTTTTTACATGCCGGCTACCGCTTTTTTCTGATGGAAGCAGCTGATACACCTGAAACCGGCAAAATACCCTATGAAGGGTTTGAAGATCTGCTGGGCAGGCGTTTTGAACAGGCAATAGTTTGTTTCCTGGATGCCATTGAAAAAGAGGGTCCGAACGCAACCTTATTCAGCGGGCTGGCCGAAAGTTATCACCATTTGTCATTCCAGATTCTGGCCGATCAAGTGCGCAAGAGTGTACGTTCCAGCAAAGGAAACCAGTGGATGTTCCGGGTAGGCCACCTGGAAGACCATCCCATAAAAATTCATTCCAGGTTACTCAAGCGGACAGAAAACTCCATTTTTTATCCGGTGCTGGAAGAACAAACCCCGGTACGGATGGATTTGACACATAGTGGCTGGTCTGATATATTTTTCCTCGGAATGGATTATCCGGAAGGAGCGAGGGTCATTAATGTGTCGATTAATTTAGGTGTGTTTGGCCGGGACAAAGACATTAAACCACCCATACAAAGCTATATCCGCATTATTCCTGAACCTGTGCTGCGACTAACCAGTATAGACCTGAATGTGACCAAAGACATTACCGATTTAGCCGACTTATTTAATTTCGGAAACGATTACCTGAGCCTGATTAAAGCTGGTATTATTGCTTCCGGTTTGATTCCTCCTTCTTTTGAAGGCACCAGCCAGCCCCTGGACCAGATATTATCCAGAATTGTAGCTCCAGGCATGGGAATAGAGCTGGTGACTAAAGTAAATGATATACCAAAAGGCTCCCGGCTGGCCGTTTCTACCAACTTACTCGGTTCTATCATCAGCCTGTTGATGCGGGCTACCGGCCAAACGCAATTGTTTGAAGGAGGATTACAGGAAAGTGAAAGACGGCTGGTGGCTTCCAGGGCTATACTGGGCGAATGGCTAGGTGGTTCTGGTGGCGGATGGCAGGATTCAGGTGGTGTATGGCCTGGCATTAAAGCCATTGAAGGTACTTTTGCCCAGGAAGGTGATCCGGAATATGGCATCAGCCGGGGTTGTTTACTTCCAAGGCACCGGATATTGCAGGGAGACGCTGTACATCCGGATATTGCTGAAAAAATGACCAGTTCCCTGGTATTAATGCATGGTGGGATGGCTTCCAATGTAGGTCCTATTCTGGAAATGGTTTCTGAGAAATACCTGCTCAGGGCCGAAAAAGAATGGGAAGCCCGCAAGCAAACTAATCAGATATTCGACAATATTTTACAGGCACTCAAAGAAGGTGACATTAAGAAACTGGCCGCAAACACCGGACGAAACTTTGCTGAACCCATTAAAACCATTATTCCGTGGGCTTCTACCTATTTTACTGAGCAGATTATTGCGAAAGCCCGGAAACAATTCGGAGAAGATTATTATGGTTTTCTGATGCTGGGAGGTATGTCTGGCGGAGGAATGGGCATGTTTGTAAATCCGGAAAAATATGAGGAATACAAGCAGCAAGTACTGAATATACTCAAATCTACCAAAGCGGAATTGTCTGATTCCTTGCCATTTGCTATGGAACCAGTAGTATATAACTGGCAGATTAATCCTAATGGTACGTATGCCCGTTTACATGAGGGCAGCGAAGCGATGATGCCTGCGCAGTATTATGCCATTCACGTATCTGAACTGGTAAGGAAAGAGCCAGCCAGTATTTCGTATATCCGGCGGGCTGAAATAGACCATTTTACAACTTTATGTGATGCGAATAATGAGGCGTTTCCACTGTTAAGAACGATTGTTAGTAACCTGTTTAAAGTATCAGACCCAGCCTCCCAGCACAACCGGCTGGCTCAGGATGAAATGGCGGATCGCATTAAAAAAGAAAATGGATTTGATTATATCCAGCATGAAGAGATACGTGAAGCCATACAAAAAGGAAGAATTGGCTTGTCGAGGAACCGATTGCCTGCTGAAACCCTGATTGAAGATGTGCATGACTCTGATATTGCCAAATTGGAGACTTTGAAGTCTTTATATAAAACAGGCGAAGAAGCTATTAAGGCAGGAAAGGTAGCCGTAATGAGCCTGGCAGCTGGTGTAGGCAGCCGATGGACAAAAGGAGCTGGTGTAATTAAGGCACTCAATCCGTTTGTGGAAATTAAAGGTGTTCACCGCAGTTTCCTGGAAATGCACCTGGCCAAAACCCGCAAAATAGCCGAACAATACAATGTGCTGATTCCGCATATTGTAGCCACCAGCTATTTAACCCATGAGCCCATCCGCAAGAAGCTGGAAAAAAGCCGCAATTATGGCTATTCCGGAAAAGTATATCTTTCCCCAGGCCGTTCTATCGGACAGCGTTTTGTGCCCATGGAAAGGGATTTACGCTTTATGTGGGAGGAAATGCCACAGGAAACCCTGGATGAGAACAAACAAAAAGTACGGGAAGCGGTTAGGCGAACATTAATTGGCTGGGCAAAATCAAAAGGAGAAGGGACCGATTATTCTGATAATATTGCAGGTCAGCGTTTTTCGCCTTTAGGCCACTGGTATGAAGTATCTAACCTGATCCGGAATGGTACCTTAGCAACTTTGCTGGACGAAAATCCTTCGCTGGAAACGATCATGCTGCATAATATTGATACGCTTGGGGCGGATGTTCATCCTATGGCGCTTGGTCACCATCTGAAATCAGGTAATGTACTCACTTTTGAAGTAGTGCCCAGACGAATTGACGATAGGGGAGGTGGCCTGGCCAGAGTGAACGGCCATGTACGTTTGCTGGAAGGGTTAGCCCAGCCCAATGAAGCAGACGAACTCAAACTCAGTTATTATAATTCCATGACCACCTGGATTCAGATCGATCCTTTGCTGAATCTATTCGGACTTTCCAGGGAAGATTTAAAAGGGGAAGATGCCCTGCTGGCAAAAGCAGTACGGAGTGTAGCCCACCGGATGCCTACGTATGTAACGATTAAAGATGTAAAATTCCGCTGGGGTCATGGACAGGAAGATATTTATCCGGTGGCCCAGGTAGAAAAGCTCTGGAGTGATATGTCGGCTTTACCGGATATTCAATGTGGCTATCTGGCTGTACCCAGATTACGTGGCCAGCAGATGAAAGATCCCGCACAGCTGGATTCCTGGGTTACCGATGGCAGTAAGGCGTATGTGGCTTCCTTGTGTACATTTGATGAAACTTAG
- a CDS encoding sugar phosphate isomerase/epimerase family protein produces the protein MKPLSMLSKLLFTYLVLISVNNLLFAQEIGLQLYSLREQFKTDVPGTFAKIKSWNIREIEGGGTYGLSQDEFKKLLAQNNLKIISTGADFNQLATNPQAAVEAAKLTGAKYVVCYWIPHKDDEFTIEEMKKAVEVFNSAGKVLHENGLTLCYHPHGFEFRPYEQGTLFDYLVKNTDPKYLNFEMDVFWVKHPGQDPVALLKKYPKRFALMHLKDRKPGTEGNQNGRADVETNVVLGSGDVGIAAIMKEAKKAGVEHYFIEDESSRSVEQIPQSLEFLKGLKKSQ, from the coding sequence ATGAAACCTTTATCTATGCTTTCTAAACTACTTTTCACTTATCTGGTATTGATCTCAGTGAATAACTTACTCTTTGCACAGGAAATCGGACTGCAGTTATACAGCCTTCGGGAGCAATTTAAAACAGATGTACCCGGAACCTTTGCTAAAATAAAAAGCTGGAATATCCGCGAAATAGAAGGTGGCGGCACTTATGGCTTGTCGCAGGATGAGTTTAAAAAACTACTGGCACAGAATAACCTCAAAATCATTAGTACAGGCGCTGATTTTAATCAACTGGCTACTAATCCCCAGGCAGCGGTAGAAGCAGCAAAACTTACTGGTGCCAAGTATGTAGTCTGCTACTGGATTCCTCACAAAGACGATGAATTCACGATCGAAGAGATGAAAAAAGCAGTTGAGGTATTCAATTCAGCCGGAAAAGTACTTCATGAAAATGGGCTTACGCTGTGTTATCATCCGCATGGCTTTGAATTCAGACCCTACGAACAAGGCACTTTATTTGATTATCTGGTTAAAAATACTGATCCCAAATACCTGAACTTCGAAATGGATGTATTCTGGGTAAAACACCCAGGACAAGATCCGGTAGCCTTACTGAAAAAATACCCCAAACGTTTTGCACTCATGCACCTCAAAGACCGGAAGCCTGGTACCGAAGGCAACCAGAATGGCCGGGCCGATGTGGAAACAAATGTGGTATTAGGCAGCGGTGATGTAGGAATAGCCGCCATCATGAAAGAAGCCAAAAAAGCTGGCGTAGAGCATTATTTCATCGAAGACGAATCTTCCCGTTCCGTAGAGCAAATTCCCCAAAGCCTTGAATTTCTGAAAGGTTTAAAAAAGAGCCAGTAA
- the ctlX gene encoding citrulline utilization hydrolase CtlX, whose translation MQATSHILMIRPVRFAFNEQTAESNAFQDPEAAQNAVEVQEKALHEFDAMVDGLRNLGVDITVIEDTPEPHTPDAIFPNNWVSFHANGTVCLYPMYAPNRRLERREEIISHLQKKFKVNNTLDFTTYEAAQQFLEGTGSLVLDRINRIAYACLSPRTSPEILEEFARKMDFRVVSFTSTDEKGRQIYHTNVVMCIGDRFAVICTESIINDEERAYVLQTLQQTGKEVIEISMEQLKRFAGNMLQVQNKFGENILVMSTQAYRSLLPDQLKKLEKHNQMFYTDLYTIESNGGGSARCMMAEVYLPVK comes from the coding sequence ATGCAAGCCACCTCACATATATTAATGATACGCCCGGTGCGGTTCGCTTTTAATGAACAAACTGCTGAGAGCAATGCTTTCCAGGACCCGGAAGCCGCTCAGAATGCCGTTGAAGTACAGGAAAAAGCCTTACATGAATTTGATGCTATGGTAGATGGTTTGCGGAATCTGGGTGTGGATATAACCGTTATTGAAGATACTCCGGAGCCACATACCCCAGATGCCATCTTCCCTAATAACTGGGTGTCTTTTCATGCCAATGGCACCGTGTGTTTATATCCCATGTACGCCCCCAACCGCCGCCTGGAAAGAAGGGAAGAGATTATCAGCCATTTGCAAAAAAAATTCAAAGTAAATAATACCCTGGATTTTACTACTTATGAAGCTGCCCAGCAATTCCTGGAAGGTACCGGAAGCCTGGTTTTAGACCGTATCAATAGAATTGCCTATGCCTGTCTTTCACCTCGTACCAGTCCGGAGATTTTAGAGGAGTTTGCCCGGAAAATGGATTTCCGGGTAGTAAGCTTTACCTCCACCGACGAAAAAGGAAGGCAGATTTATCATACCAATGTGGTAATGTGTATAGGCGACCGCTTTGCTGTTATTTGTACAGAAAGTATCATTAATGATGAAGAACGGGCGTATGTACTTCAAACCTTGCAACAAACCGGCAAAGAGGTAATTGAAATCAGTATGGAACAATTGAAGCGGTTTGCCGGAAACATGCTGCAGGTTCAGAACAAGTTTGGCGAAAATATCTTAGTGATGTCTACGCAGGCATACCGTTCGCTGCTGCCTGATCAGCTCAAAAAGCTTGAAAAACACAACCAGATGTTCTATACCGACCTGTATACTATCGAAAGCAATGGCGGCGGCAGTGCCCGTTGTATGATGGCGGAGGTATATCTGCCTGTAAAATAA
- a CDS encoding helix-turn-helix domain-containing protein encodes MSGKLGNLIKKAMVIYRITLSAEERRILSSWINKGSRKAKDIQKAYVLLASDETTGRQSETELAETYKLSTRSVERIRKCFCEQGMGMFDKKTRKLRSDKKIDGKVEAHLLALVCSEPPQGQAKWKLQLLADRLVELKVIDSISHTSVASLLKKMSLSLG; translated from the coding sequence ATGTCAGGTAAATTAGGTAATTTGATCAAAAAAGCCATGGTCATTTATCGAATTACCCTCAGTGCTGAAGAAAGAAGGATCTTAAGTAGTTGGATAAATAAAGGCAGCCGAAAGGCCAAAGATATTCAAAAAGCCTATGTGCTGTTAGCCAGCGATGAAACAACAGGCAGGCAAAGTGAGACTGAGTTGGCAGAAACTTATAAATTATCTACCAGAAGTGTGGAGCGTATCCGTAAGTGTTTTTGTGAGCAGGGCATGGGCATGTTTGATAAGAAAACAAGAAAATTAAGAAGCGACAAAAAGATAGATGGGAAGGTAGAAGCGCATCTGCTGGCATTAGTCTGTAGTGAGCCGCCTCAAGGACAGGCAAAATGGAAACTGCAACTGCTGGCAGACAGATTAGTAGAACTCAAGGTGATTGACTCCATTTCCCATACGAGTGTGGCAAGCCTGTTAAAAAAAATGAGCTTAAGCCTTGGCTGA